In a single window of the Bradyrhizobium erythrophlei genome:
- the cmk gene encoding (d)CMP kinase yields the protein MIIAIDGPAASGKGTLGKRLARHYGYRHLDTGVIYRAVAKALMDAGADLTDEMLAVSAALELDPEKFGNPALKTQEVGDAASVVSAIPKVREVLLNFQRQFAADPPGAVLDGRDIGTVICPHADVKIFVVADPKVRARRRTLEAKARGENADEAAVLADILKRDERDQNRTIAPLKAAPDAYLLDNSNLDIEGGVRAAIDIVEAVRAGRQRV from the coding sequence ATGATCATCGCCATCGACGGACCCGCGGCCTCGGGAAAAGGCACGCTCGGCAAGCGGCTCGCCAGGCATTACGGCTATCGTCACCTCGATACCGGTGTGATCTACCGCGCGGTGGCCAAGGCGCTCATGGACGCCGGCGCCGACCTGACCGATGAGATGCTCGCGGTCTCCGCGGCACTCGAGCTCGACCCCGAAAAGTTCGGCAACCCGGCGCTGAAGACCCAGGAGGTGGGCGACGCCGCCTCGGTGGTTTCGGCGATCCCCAAGGTGCGGGAGGTACTGCTGAATTTTCAGCGCCAATTCGCCGCCGATCCGCCCGGCGCGGTGCTCGACGGCCGCGATATCGGAACCGTGATCTGCCCGCACGCCGATGTGAAGATATTCGTCGTGGCCGACCCGAAAGTCCGGGCCCGGCGCCGGACCCTGGAGGCGAAAGCGCGCGGCGAGAACGCCGACGAGGCGGCGGTGCTGGCGGATATCCTCAAACGCGACGAGCGCGACCAGAACAGGACCATCGCGCCTTTAAAAGCGGCACCGGATGCTTACTTGCTCGACAACTCCAATTTGGATATAGAAGGCGGCGTCCGGGCCGCCATCGACATTGTCGAGGCCGTCCGAGCGGGCCGGCAGCGGGTTTGA
- the aroA gene encoding 3-phosphoshikimate 1-carboxyvinyltransferase, with protein MTHSNHLPDQPAPLEARPSGSLTGKVRVPGDKSISHRALILGALAVGETRITGLLEGEDVLNTAKAMRALGARVERTGDFAWSVRGVGVAGFAQPENPLDFGNSGTGCRLVMGAVAGCPITAIFDGDASLRSRPMRRVLDPLELMGARVGVSGEGGRLPLTLQGARDPLPILYRTPVASAQIKSAVLLAGLAAPGVTTVIETEASRDHTELMLKHFGAQIVSTPEGRHGRKIALTGQSELHGADVVVPADPSSAAFPIVAALIVEGSDLVLSDVMTNPLRTGLLTTLREMGASIEESELRGDAGEPMAQLRVRASKLRGVEVPPERAPSMIDEYLVLAVAASFAEGTTIMRGLRELRVKESDRLEATAAMLRVNGVRVEISGDDMIVEGKGYVPGGGLVATHMDHRIAMSALVMGLASDKPVKVDDTAFIATSFPDFIPMMRSLGAEFS; from the coding sequence TTGACTCATTCAAATCACCTTCCCGATCAACCAGCGCCGCTTGAGGCACGTCCCAGCGGTTCCCTGACCGGGAAGGTCCGCGTCCCCGGCGACAAGTCGATCTCGCACCGTGCCCTGATTTTGGGCGCGCTGGCGGTCGGCGAAACCCGGATTACCGGCCTGCTCGAGGGCGAAGATGTGCTCAATACCGCCAAGGCGATGCGGGCGTTGGGTGCCCGGGTCGAGCGAACCGGCGATTTCGCCTGGTCGGTGCGGGGTGTCGGCGTGGCCGGCTTCGCCCAGCCGGAGAATCCGCTCGATTTCGGCAATTCCGGCACCGGCTGCCGGCTGGTGATGGGTGCGGTGGCGGGCTGCCCGATCACGGCGATCTTCGATGGCGACGCCTCGCTGCGCAGCAGGCCGATGCGGCGGGTGCTCGATCCCCTGGAATTGATGGGCGCGCGGGTCGGCGTAAGCGGGGAGGGCGGCCGCCTGCCGTTGACGCTTCAGGGGGCCCGCGATCCCTTGCCGATCCTGTACCGCACGCCGGTGGCCTCGGCGCAGATCAAATCCGCCGTGCTGCTGGCGGGGCTGGCCGCACCGGGCGTTACCACCGTGATCGAGACCGAGGCGAGCCGCGACCATACCGAGCTGATGCTGAAGCATTTTGGGGCGCAGATCGTCTCGACGCCTGAGGGCCGTCACGGCCGCAAAATCGCGCTCACCGGTCAGTCCGAGCTGCACGGCGCCGACGTCGTGGTGCCGGCCGATCCGTCATCGGCGGCGTTCCCGATCGTGGCGGCCCTGATCGTCGAAGGCTCCGACCTCGTTCTGTCGGATGTCATGACCAATCCGCTGCGCACCGGGCTGCTCACGACGCTGCGCGAGATGGGCGCGTCGATCGAGGAAAGCGAGCTGCGCGGCGATGCCGGCGAACCGATGGCGCAGCTGCGCGTGCGCGCCTCGAAACTGCGCGGCGTCGAGGTGCCCCCCGAACGGGCGCCCTCGATGATCGACGAATATCTGGTGCTGGCGGTGGCGGCGAGCTTCGCCGAAGGCACCACCATCATGCGCGGCCTGCGGGAATTGCGGGTCAAGGAATCCGACCGGCTGGAAGCCACCGCCGCCATGCTGCGCGTCAACGGCGTCAGGGTCGAGATATCCGGCGACGACATGATCGTCGAGGGCAAGGGCTACGTGCCCGGCGGCGGCCTGGTCGCCACCCACATGGATCATCGGATCGCGATGTCGGCGCTGGTGATGGGGCTAGCCTCCGACAAGCCGGTGAAGGTCGACGACACCGCCTTCATCGCCACCAGCTTTCCGGATTTCATCCCGATGATGCGCTCGCTTGGGGCGGAGTTTTCATGA
- a CDS encoding TIGR02300 family protein: MAKSDLGTKRICPTTGKKFYDLNKNPVISPYTGEVVPIAPIPPPRTRADAAARASAAAAASAAEATPEPVEAEELVPLEEADAEENTGKVKAVVPESEDDIEIDETIEDDDDDDSTFIADEEEGDEDVTDIIGDVGGDEET, from the coding sequence GTGGCCAAATCCGATCTCGGAACCAAACGCATTTGCCCCACGACGGGCAAGAAATTCTATGATCTCAACAAGAACCCGGTGATTTCACCCTACACCGGCGAGGTGGTGCCGATTGCGCCGATTCCGCCGCCGCGGACCCGCGCCGACGCCGCCGCCCGCGCCAGTGCGGCCGCCGCCGCCTCCGCCGCCGAGGCGACGCCGGAGCCGGTGGAGGCCGAAGAGTTGGTGCCGCTCGAGGAAGCCGATGCCGAGGAAAACACCGGCAAGGTCAAGGCGGTCGTTCCCGAGTCGGAAGACGACATCGAGATCGACGAGACCATTGAAGACGACGACGATGACGATTCCACCTTCATCGCCGACGAGGAAGAAGGCGACGAGGACGTCACCGACATCATCGGCGACGTCGGCGGCGACGAGGAGACTTGA
- a CDS encoding GIY-YIG nuclease family protein: MWYVYIIRSIHFPGQEYTGATADLKRRIPEHNAGKSTHTAKFTPWELVWYCAFPDKYKALEFEKYLKSHSGRAFAKKRL; this comes from the coding sequence ATGTGGTACGTTTACATTATCCGCAGCATCCATTTTCCAGGACAGGAATACACCGGCGCGACCGCAGACCTGAAGCGGCGGATACCTGAACATAACGCCGGCAAGTCCACCCACACCGCAAAATTCACACCCTGGGAATTGGTTTGGTATTGCGCTTTTCCGGACAAATACAAAGCACTGGAATTCGAAAAATATCTCAAATCCCACTCCGGCCGGGCATTTGCGAAGAAGCGCCTCTGA
- a CDS encoding CaiB/BaiF CoA transferase family protein, which produces MTAETVPAGAMTGLRVIDLTRVLGGPYCTQILADHGADVIKVEPPAGDEVRDWGPPFHDEDAAYFVGINRNKRSIGLDLASEGGRAVLMKLLEGADVLIENFKPGTLDRWGIGNDVLRAKFPKLVHCRISGFGADGPRGGNPGYDAIIQAMTGMIAATGSPQSGPMRIGVPLVDISTGLYAAIGILMALSERQKSGLGQFLETTLYETGLAIMHPHAANYFMHGKPPQLTGNEHPNLVPYAIFPTRTANIFIGVGNDGTFRKLAREIGKPGLGTDPRFARNKDRVANRDALRVELAAVFSQHDAEPLCARLLAAGLPAGPVQSIDTALTNAHTVHRGDVIEKDWYKGVASPVRFERTKAALRNVPPKFSEHAASVLTEFGYSSDEIEALVGQGVVCGPERKR; this is translated from the coding sequence ATGACCGCAGAAACTGTCCCCGCCGGCGCGATGACCGGATTGCGCGTGATCGACCTGACGCGTGTGCTCGGCGGACCCTACTGCACGCAAATCCTTGCCGATCACGGCGCCGACGTGATCAAGGTCGAGCCGCCCGCCGGCGACGAGGTGCGTGACTGGGGACCGCCGTTCCACGACGAGGACGCGGCCTATTTCGTCGGCATCAACCGCAACAAGCGTTCGATCGGACTCGACCTCGCATCCGAGGGCGGGCGCGCCGTGCTGATGAAGCTGTTGGAGGGCGCCGACGTCCTGATCGAAAACTTCAAGCCCGGCACGCTCGACAGATGGGGCATCGGCAACGATGTGCTTCGGGCAAAATTTCCGAAGCTGGTGCACTGCCGGATTTCCGGCTTCGGCGCCGACGGCCCGCGCGGCGGCAATCCCGGCTATGACGCCATCATCCAGGCCATGACCGGAATGATCGCCGCGACCGGATCGCCGCAAAGCGGTCCGATGCGGATCGGCGTTCCCCTGGTCGACATCTCGACCGGGCTTTACGCGGCGATCGGGATTCTGATGGCGCTGTCGGAACGGCAAAAATCCGGCCTCGGGCAGTTTCTCGAAACCACGCTGTACGAAACCGGCCTGGCCATCATGCATCCGCACGCCGCGAATTATTTCATGCACGGCAAGCCGCCGCAGCTCACCGGCAACGAGCATCCGAACCTCGTGCCCTACGCGATTTTCCCGACCCGCACCGCCAATATCTTTATCGGCGTCGGCAATGACGGCACCTTCCGCAAGCTGGCCAGGGAGATCGGCAAGCCCGGACTCGGCACCGATCCGCGTTTTGCGCGCAACAAGGATCGCGTCGCCAACCGCGATGCGCTGCGCGTCGAGCTCGCCGCGGTGTTCAGCCAGCACGACGCCGAGCCATTGTGCGCCCGCCTGCTCGCCGCCGGTCTGCCGGCCGGCCCGGTGCAATCGATCGACACCGCGCTGACCAACGCCCACACCGTCCACCGCGGCGACGTCATCGAAAAGGACTGGTACAAAGGCGTGGCATCTCCGGTCCGCTTCGAGCGCACCAAGGCTGCGTTGCGCAACGTCCCGCCGAAATTCAGCGAGCACGCGGCCTCGGTGCTGACCGAGTTCGGATATTCCAGCGACGAGATCGAAGCCCTGGTCGGCCAGGGCGTGGTCTGCGGGCCCGAAAGGAAGCGCTAG
- the ugpB gene encoding sn-glycerol-3-phosphate ABC transporter substrate-binding protein UgpB, with translation MAIRQLGAAAAVAATLALATPAYAVTEIQWWHAMTGPNNDVVVKLANDFNASQSDYKIVPTFKGSYADTLNAGIAAFRAGNAPGIMQVFEVGTATMMAAKGAVKPVSELMKEQGETFDPKSYLPAITGYYSTSKGEMLSFPFNSSSMVMWINLDALKNANIAEPPKTWPEVFADARKLHATNPTCGFSTAWITWALIEQFSAWHNVPIGTRANGLDGFDTVLEFNTPLETKLLENLVELQKDKSYDYSGRTNTGEGRFTSGECPMFMTSSAFYPSAKASAKFAFTAIPMPYFPDVKGAPQNSIIGGASLWVMGGKTPAEYKGIAKFFTFLSDTDRQVYLHEVSGYLPITKAAYEKTKASGFYEKNPILEVPLKELTNKPPTENSRGLRFGGMVQMRDVWSEEIEAALAGKKSAKEALDAAVSRGNQMLRQFERTAVK, from the coding sequence ATGGCTATCCGGCAATTAGGCGCTGCCGCGGCAGTCGCTGCCACGCTTGCACTCGCGACGCCCGCTTATGCGGTGACCGAGATTCAATGGTGGCACGCGATGACCGGCCCGAACAACGACGTCGTGGTCAAGCTCGCCAACGATTTCAACGCGTCGCAAAGCGACTACAAGATCGTCCCGACCTTCAAGGGCAGTTACGCCGATACGCTGAATGCCGGGATCGCGGCGTTCCGGGCCGGCAACGCGCCGGGCATCATGCAGGTGTTCGAGGTCGGAACCGCGACCATGATGGCCGCCAAGGGCGCCGTCAAACCGGTTTCCGAGCTGATGAAGGAGCAAGGCGAGACCTTCGATCCCAAATCCTATCTGCCGGCAATCACCGGATACTACTCGACCTCGAAGGGCGAGATGCTGTCGTTTCCGTTCAATTCGTCGAGCATGGTGATGTGGATAAATCTCGACGCTCTCAAGAACGCCAATATCGCCGAGCCGCCGAAGACCTGGCCGGAAGTGTTTGCCGACGCCAGAAAGCTGCATGCCACGAACCCGACCTGCGGCTTCTCCACTGCCTGGATCACCTGGGCGCTGATCGAACAGTTTTCCGCCTGGCATAACGTGCCGATCGGTACCAGGGCCAACGGCCTCGACGGCTTCGACACCGTGCTCGAGTTCAACACCCCGCTGGAAACCAAGCTGCTGGAAAACCTGGTCGAGCTGCAGAAGGACAAGAGCTACGATTATTCGGGGCGCACCAACACCGGCGAAGGCCGCTTCACGTCGGGCGAATGCCCGATGTTCATGACCTCCTCGGCGTTCTATCCGAGCGCCAAGGCCAGCGCCAAGTTCGCCTTCACCGCGATCCCGATGCCGTATTTTCCCGACGTCAAGGGAGCGCCGCAAAATTCCATCATCGGCGGCGCGTCGCTGTGGGTGATGGGCGGCAAGACGCCCGCGGAATACAAGGGAATCGCCAAATTCTTCACCTTCCTGTCCGACACCGACCGCCAAGTCTATCTGCACGAGGTTTCCGGGTATCTGCCGATCACGAAAGCCGCCTACGAAAAGACCAAGGCCTCCGGCTTCTACGAAAAAAACCCGATCCTCGAAGTCCCGCTGAAGGAATTGACCAACAAGCCGCCGACCGAAAATTCGCGCGGCCTGCGTTTCGGCGGCATGGTGCAGATGCGTGACGTCTGGTCCGAGGAGATCGAGGCGGCCCTCGCCGGCAAGAAGTCGGCGAAGGAGGCTCTCGATGCGGCCGTGTCGCGCGGCAACCAGATGCTCCGCCAGTTTGAGCGCACCGCCGTCAAGTGA
- the ugpA gene encoding sn-glycerol-3-phosphate ABC transporter permease UgpA encodes METRAIFSGKLLPYLLILPQLAVSLIFFYWPAVQALQQSFLVQDAFGLSTEFVWFENYINLLQTPEYYQAIGVTFVFSALVVFFSLSLGLLLAVMANRNIRGVQIYRTFLIVPYAVAPAVASVLFIFMFQPGLGMIARAMQRAGIDWNPVLNGTHAMILVVIVAVWNQISYNFLFFLAGLQAIPKSVIEAAAIDGAKPMRRFWTIVFPLLSPTTFFLIIVNITYVFFNTLGIIDTATGGGPNGATQTLVYKVFQDGKAGADLGGSAAQSVILMVIVVALTAFQFRYVEKKVHY; translated from the coding sequence ATGGAAACCCGGGCGATCTTTTCAGGCAAGCTGCTGCCCTATCTTCTGATCCTGCCGCAGCTTGCGGTTTCCCTGATCTTTTTCTACTGGCCGGCGGTACAGGCGCTGCAGCAGTCGTTTCTGGTGCAGGACGCCTTCGGACTCTCGACCGAGTTCGTGTGGTTCGAGAACTACATCAACCTGCTGCAAACCCCTGAATATTATCAGGCGATCGGCGTCACCTTCGTGTTCTCGGCGCTGGTGGTGTTTTTCTCGCTCAGCCTCGGCCTGCTGCTGGCGGTGATGGCCAACCGCAACATCCGGGGCGTCCAGATCTATCGCACCTTTCTGATCGTGCCCTACGCGGTGGCGCCGGCGGTCGCCAGCGTGCTGTTCATCTTCATGTTCCAGCCCGGCCTCGGCATGATCGCGCGCGCGATGCAACGCGCGGGCATCGACTGGAATCCGGTGCTGAACGGCACCCATGCGATGATCCTGGTCGTCATCGTCGCGGTCTGGAACCAGATCAGCTACAATTTTCTGTTCTTCCTCGCCGGCCTGCAGGCGATCCCGAAAAGCGTGATCGAGGCCGCGGCGATCGACGGCGCCAAGCCGATGCGGCGCTTCTGGACCATCGTCTTCCCGCTGCTGTCGCCGACGACGTTCTTCCTGATCATCGTCAACATCACCTACGTCTTCTTCAACACGCTCGGCATCATCGACACCGCGACCGGCGGCGGCCCCAACGGTGCCACGCAAACCCTGGTCTACAAGGTGTTTCAGGACGGCAAGGCCGGCGCCGATCTCGGCGGCTCGGCGGCGCAATCGGTGATCCTGATGGTGATCGTGGTGGCGCTGACCGCGTTTCAGTTTCGCTACGTCGAAAAGAAGGTTCATTACTGA
- the ugpE gene encoding sn-glycerol-3-phosphate ABC transporter permease UgpE — MVEHRRFGNLLPHLVLLAGVAIVAFPVYLAIIASTHDNAVIANGQMPLIPGSHAIETYWNTLVAGTGRTTRQPVGGMMLNSLIMALGIAAGKIAISIISAYAIVFFSFPFRMTAFWTIFITLMLPVEVRIYPTYKITSDLHMLDSYAGLILPLIASATATLLFRQFFMTVPKELVEASKIDGAGPIRFFWDTLLPLSVTNIAALFVILFIYGWNQYLWPLLITTRDDMQTIVIGIKKIIDVHDALTEWQVAMATAVLAMLPPVAVVVLMQRLFVKGLIETEK; from the coding sequence ATGGTCGAACATCGCCGATTTGGAAACTTGCTGCCCCATCTCGTCCTGCTGGCCGGCGTCGCCATCGTCGCCTTTCCGGTCTACCTCGCCATCATCGCCTCGACCCACGACAATGCGGTGATCGCCAACGGCCAGATGCCGCTGATCCCCGGCTCCCACGCCATCGAGACCTACTGGAACACCCTCGTCGCCGGCACCGGCAGGACCACGCGCCAGCCGGTCGGCGGCATGATGCTGAACAGCCTGATCATGGCGCTCGGTATCGCGGCGGGAAAGATCGCAATCTCGATCATCTCGGCCTATGCGATCGTGTTCTTCTCGTTCCCGTTCCGGATGACGGCGTTCTGGACCATCTTCATCACCCTGATGCTGCCGGTCGAGGTGCGCATCTATCCGACCTACAAGATCACCAGCGATCTGCACATGCTCGATTCCTACGCCGGGCTGATCCTGCCCCTGATCGCGTCGGCAACCGCGACGCTGCTGTTCCGCCAGTTCTTCATGACGGTGCCGAAGGAGCTGGTGGAGGCCTCCAAAATCGACGGCGCCGGCCCGATCCGGTTTTTCTGGGATACGCTATTGCCGCTTTCGGTCACCAACATCGCCGCGTTGTTCGTGATCCTCTTCATCTATGGCTGGAATCAATATCTCTGGCCGCTGCTGATTACGACGCGCGATGACATGCAGACCATCGTCATCGGCATCAAGAAGATCATCGACGTGCACGACGCCCTGACCGAATGGCAGGTGGCGATGGCGACCGCTGTGCTCGCCATGCTGCCGCCGGTCGCGGTGGTCGTGCTGATGCAACGCCTCTTCGTCAAGGGCCTGATCGAGACGGAGAAGTGA